The genomic region GAAGCGGGCATCCGGAAAAAATCCGGGCATGCGATGACCGCCTTGATTGATGCGATAAAGCACGACGTCGTGCCCTTCAGGACAGCGCGAGGATATCCGCGTCACCGTGGACTGGTCTGCTGGCGCCCTGTCGGGCAAATCGGTCATGTCGGCATTATCGGTCTCGCAGCCGTTGAGCTTGCGCCAGAACGCAAGCGTCTCGTCGGTGGACCAAAAACTGTCTGCGGCATAATAGCTCGATCCGCGGCCGCCTTCGTAGGGGACCAGCGGATCGGCGGTGCCGTTCATCAGCAGCATCGGCAACGGCCGCGACGGATGGCACGTGACAGCGGTCTCATCAGTGAGGTTCATGCTCACGCTCGCGCCGGCAGCAAACAGATCGGCGCGGGCGCAGACCAGCGTCATTGCCATGGCGCCGCCATTGGAGATGCCGGTGACATAGACGCGGCGAGGATCGGCGGTGCCGTTCGCCACCAGCTTCTCGACGAGCTTTGCGATGAAGGCGACGTCGTCGGTGCCTGCGGGCGGGCCACGGAGCGCCGGTCCCGCCTTGGTCCTCGCATCGGCCCATGCGTGGTTGAGGCCATCAGGAAAGACCACCGCAAACCCTTCGCGCTTTGCGACCTGCGGCCACGCCGTCCGCGTCATCATGTCGGCTCCGCGCTGCGTCTTGCCGTGCAGCACGACGACGAGCGGCACGAGCCGCTTCGACGGCAGTTGCACAGTGTAGGACCGCTTCACACCGTCAATATCGATCGTATCCGCGGACGCAGCCGAGGCAGCGGCTAATGCCGCAACAAACGCCCCGATGCGCAGCCGCGGCCGCATCATCTAGCCCACGGCCTTCGCCGCGGCCCGGCCCGCATTGCGGCCCGAGAACAGGCAGCCGCCGAGGAACGTGCCTTCCAGCGAACGATAGCCGTGCACGCCGCCGCCGCCGAAGCCGGCGGCTTCGCCGGCTGCATAGAGGCCGGGGATGACGCTGCCCTCCTCGCCGAACACGCGCGAAGAGAGGTCGGTCTCGAAACCGCCGAGCGTCTTGCGGGTGAGGATGTTGAGCTTGACCGCGATCAGCGGCCCTTGCGCGGGATCGAGGATGCGGTGAGGGGAGGCGGTGCGGATCAGTCTGTCGCCGATATAGCGCCGCGCATTGTGAATGTTCATCACCTGCGCATCCTTGACGTAAGGGTTGGCGATCTCTCGGTCGCGCGCCTCGATCTGCATCCTGATGTGCTCGAGCTTGAGGAGGTCGCTGCCGGCCAGCTTGTTCATGGCCGCAACGAGATCCTCGATCTTGTCGCGCACGATGAAGTCGACACCATGGCTTTTGAACGCTTCCACCGGCGCCGGCGCGCCCTTGTTGGTGGCGCGCTTGATGGTCATACGCCAGCTCTTGCCGGTGAGGTCGGGATTCTGCTCCGAGCCCGACAGCGCAAACTCCTTCTTGATGATGCTCTGGGTCAGGATGAACCAGGAATAATCGTAGCCGGTGGACATGATGTATTGGAGCTGGCCGAGCGTGTCGGAGCCGGGAAACAACGGCGCCGGCAGGCGCGTGCCGGTGGCGTCGAACCACATCGAGGAGGGGCCGGGCAGGATGCGGATGCCGTGGCGCGGCCAGATCGGTGACCAGTTCTGGATGCCTTCGACATAATGCCACATGCGGTCGCGGTTGATCAGCCGCGCGCCTGCTTTCTCGGTGATGCCGATCATGCGGCCGTCGACATGCTCGGGCACGCCGGAGATCATGAATTTCGGCGGCGCGCCGAGTCGCTTCGGCCAGTTCTGCCGCACCAGCTCGTGATTGCCGCCGATGCCGCCGGACGCCACGATCACGGCTTGGGCCTTCAACGCAAACTCGCCGACAACATTGCGCGACGAACTCTTGCCGCGCTCGACATTGTCGGGGGCGAGAATGGCGCCGCCGACGCCATCCACCGTACCGTTGGTGATCGAGAGCGCATCGACGCGATGGCGGAACCGAAAGCTCAGCCGGCCGCTTCTGACCGCCTCGCGCGCCCGGCGCTCGAACGGCTCGACGATGCCGGGCCCGGTGCCCCAGGTGACATGAAAGCGCGGCACCGAATTGCCGTGGCCCATCGCGTCATAACCACCGCGCTCGGCCCATCCGACCACGGGGAAAATGCGATGGCCCATCGCTCGCAGCCATGCACGCTTCTCGCCGGCCGCGAACGCCACATAGGCGTCGGCCCATTGCCGCGGCCAGAAATCCTCGTCGCGGTCGAAGCCGGCGGTGCCGAGCCAGTCCTGCATCGCGAGGTCGAAGGAGTCCTTGATGCCGAGCCGGCGCTGCTCCGGCGAATCGACCAGGAACAATCCGCCGAACGACCAGAACGCCTGGCCGCCGAGCGACTGCTCGCCCTCCTGGTCGACCACGATTACGCGCTTGCCGGCGTCCGCGATCTCGGTTGCGGCCACCAGGCCCGACAGTCCTGCGCCGACAACGATGACGTCAGTCTCTTCAGCCATCTGTTCGGCCATATGTTTCCCCCTCCATGTGTTTCGCCCTCCACAGGTTCCTCCCTGTAGTTGCCCGGATTGAAGCCGGCGGTTGCAACTGAGATCAAGAGGACGGCGCGTAAGACATCGTTAACTTGTTCCACTTCGGGAAAAAGACCGGCTGAGTGCAGCGCCGGCGCAACACTGGATTTGAATTTGTTTTGAGCGAGCCGGCATGCCTAGACAAAACCGCGGTTACGACGGACCCTAGCAGGGCATCACCACCTGACACACAGATTCGAATTCGACTGGGGCGGGGGCCAATGAAGTTTCTGACGGGGTTGCTTGCGGCGGTTCTCCTGATCGCGAGCATGGGCGCTGCTCACGCGGTGGTTCGGATCGCGGATGACCGCGGCGGCCGGATCGGAACCTACGTCGACAAATACCAGGACCTGCGACAGTCGGGCGATACCGTCATCATCGACGGTCTCTGCGCCTCTGCCTGCACCATCGTCCTCGGCGCCATCCCGCCTGACCGCATCTGCGTGACGTCGCACGCCACACTGGGCTTCCACGCCGCGTGGGATTTCGGCAGCAACGGCCGCGCCGTCACCAATACCGAAGCGACCCAGATGCTCTATGCGATGTATCCCTCGCAGGTGAAGCGCTGGATCAATCAGCGCGGCGGCCTCACCCCGCATATGCTCTTCCTGAAGGGCCGGCAGCTCCAGGCTATGTACAAGCCTTGCTACCTCGACGCGCAGGCCTCGGCCAACAAGCCATCGTCGCGGTAGGCCGCGCCGTCGTTGCTTCCGTTCAACCCTGAATTCTCGTCATAGCCGGGCGTCGCTTTCGCTCGCCTATGTCCCGGCCATCCACGTTTTTGGCCCGGGCGAGAAATCACGTGGATGCCCGGGCCTTCGCCTCGCGGAAGCGGCTTCGGCCGCGCAAGCCCGGGCATGACGGAGAACCTCCGTATCACAAGTTCTCCAGCCCCCCGCCGCGCTTGCCCGGCCCCGTCCCAGCGCCTATTTGAAAGGCAGGGAACCCTTCACCCCGATCGTTGTCATGGCTCAACCACTGCACCCTACCCATCCTGTATCGGACAATTCGCCCACTGCCGGCCGGACGCCGGTCGTGCTGCTGTTGGCAGGTGCTGGCGTCGGCGGCCTGGTCGTGCTCGGCGCGCTCGCGCTCTGGTTCCACTACGGCAGCCAGGTGTTCTTCGAAATGATCAGGACCGGTCTTGCCGCCTGCTTCTGACACGCGACAGGAAGTTTTCCGCTCATGAGCCCTACCGCCCGTCCGCTGGTGATCGCGACCGCCTTCGCCGCAAGCCTCGTCCTCGGGCTGCTGATCGTATTCTGGGCCATGGGCGGGGTCGGCAAGGTGGCGCAGCCGGCCGCGATCGGCGGCCCGTTCCAGCTCACCGACCAGAACGGCAAGACCGTCACCGACAAGAACCTCAAGGGCAAGCCGACCCTGATCTTCTTCGGCTACACCCATTGTCCCGACGTCTGCCCGACCTCGCTGTTCGAGATCTCGGAAGTGCTGCGCGCAATGGGCAAGGACGCCGACAAGGTCAATGCCGTCTTCATCTCGGTCGATCCCGAGCGCGATACGCCGGCCGCGATGAAGGATTATCTGTCGAGCTTCGACCCGCACCTCGAAGGGCTGAGCGGCGATCCTGCCGAGACCGCCAAGGTGATCACCTCCTACCGGGTCTACGCCAAGAAAGTCCCGACCAAGGACGGCGACTACACCATGGACCACACCGCGCTGATCTATCTGATGGATCGCGACGGCCGCTTCGTTTCGCCGTTCAACCTGAAGCGCACGCCGGAGGAAGCCGCTGGGGAGTTGAAGCGGTATCTGTAGGCTCCCCTGTTGACCGCAATCCGCGCTCGCGTTCCCGGCCGGATGGGCTATAAGGCCCTCCGATCCCAACGAAAATCGTTCATTTCAGCCGATGGCTCCATCGCAACAGGCGAAATCGTCCAAATCCGCCCGTGGCTTGCTGACCGGGCTGGTCGTCGGCGTCTGCGCGCTCGCTGCTGCGCCGTGCGCGCAGGCGCAGGCCCCGGCCAAGCAGCCCCCAACGGCGCCGCAAGCCTCACCTCAGGTCGCGCCGCAAGCCGCCCCGCAGGCGGTGCCGGGTT from Bradyrhizobium lupini harbors:
- a CDS encoding SCO family protein produces the protein MSPTARPLVIATAFAASLVLGLLIVFWAMGGVGKVAQPAAIGGPFQLTDQNGKTVTDKNLKGKPTLIFFGYTHCPDVCPTSLFEISEVLRAMGKDADKVNAVFISVDPERDTPAAMKDYLSSFDPHLEGLSGDPAETAKVITSYRVYAKKVPTKDGDYTMDHTALIYLMDRDGRFVSPFNLKRTPEEAAGELKRYL
- a CDS encoding FAD-binding dehydrogenase, encoding MAEETDVIVVGAGLSGLVAATEIADAGKRVIVVDQEGEQSLGGQAFWSFGGLFLVDSPEQRRLGIKDSFDLAMQDWLGTAGFDRDEDFWPRQWADAYVAFAAGEKRAWLRAMGHRIFPVVGWAERGGYDAMGHGNSVPRFHVTWGTGPGIVEPFERRAREAVRSGRLSFRFRHRVDALSITNGTVDGVGGAILAPDNVERGKSSSRNVVGEFALKAQAVIVASGGIGGNHELVRQNWPKRLGAPPKFMISGVPEHVDGRMIGITEKAGARLINRDRMWHYVEGIQNWSPIWPRHGIRILPGPSSMWFDATGTRLPAPLFPGSDTLGQLQYIMSTGYDYSWFILTQSIIKKEFALSGSEQNPDLTGKSWRMTIKRATNKGAPAPVEAFKSHGVDFIVRDKIEDLVAAMNKLAGSDLLKLEHIRMQIEARDREIANPYVKDAQVMNIHNARRYIGDRLIRTASPHRILDPAQGPLIAVKLNILTRKTLGGFETDLSSRVFGEEGSVIPGLYAAGEAAGFGGGGVHGYRSLEGTFLGGCLFSGRNAGRAAAKAVG
- a CDS encoding PHB depolymerase family esterase: MMRPRLRIGAFVAALAAASAASADTIDIDGVKRSYTVQLPSKRLVPLVVVLHGKTQRGADMMTRTAWPQVAKREGFAVVFPDGLNHAWADARTKAGPALRGPPAGTDDVAFIAKLVEKLVANGTADPRRVYVTGISNGGAMAMTLVCARADLFAAGASVSMNLTDETAVTCHPSRPLPMLLMNGTADPLVPYEGGRGSSYYAADSFWSTDETLAFWRKLNGCETDNADMTDLPDRAPADQSTVTRISSRCPEGHDVVLYRINQGGHRMPGFFPDARFPKVAASLLGSQNGDVDAAETIWTFFGQFP